A DNA window from Camelina sativa cultivar DH55 chromosome 17, Cs, whole genome shotgun sequence contains the following coding sequences:
- the LOC104758246 gene encoding CASP-like protein 5C3 translates to MVEVPGSVGTTASLSLRLGQTILAFGALLFMTIGVRFYQFTAFCFLVTIMSVAIPWNLTLAMVDIYCVFLNQQIQKPRILLAISIGDWVVSVLVLASASSAASVVDILRSDGSSCPPTVCNRYQFAATLAFLTWFLSLSSSLFNLWLLPSLV, encoded by the exons ATGGTTGAGGTTCCTGGCTCTGTGGGCACAACTGCAAGCCTTTCCTTAAGATTAGGACAAACGATATTAGCATTTGGCGCTCTTCTGTTCATGACCATTGGTGTTCGGTTCTACCAATTCACTGCTTTCTG CTTCCTAGTGACGATCATGTCTGTAGCTATACCATGGAATCTGACATTAGCAATGGTCGATATCTATTGTGTTTTTCTCAATCAACAAATTCAAAAGCCACGGATCCTTCTAGCTATCTCTATTGGTGATTGG gtggTGTCTGTTCTAGTGTTGGCTTCAGCTTCATCAGCAGCTAGTGTTGTTGATATTCTGCGATCAGATGGGTCCTCTTGCCCTCCAACAGTCTGCAACAGATATCAATTTGCAGCAACATTAGCTTTCTTGACTTGGTTCTTGTCTCTTTCGTCTTCTCTCTTCAATCTCTGGTTACTTCCCTCTCTggtctaa
- the LOC104758243 gene encoding codeine O-demethylase-like, with amino-acid sequence MQDRLKSVATMEKPKFKTVQEVVAAGERLSERYLLAPTDEPLNCPLPEMDIPAIDLSLLFSSCEDGQEELSRLHSALSTWGVVQVVNHGITEAFLERMYNLTKQFFALPAEEKHKYAREAGNIQGYGNDVIPCNDQVLDWLDRLVLTTYPEDKRQLKFWPQVPTGFSETLHEYTMKQRVLIEKFFKAMARSLELEENCFLKMYGENAIMNARFNFFPPCPRPDKVIGIKAHGDGSAITLLLPDRDVEGLQFFKDGKWYKAPMVPPNSILINLGDQMEIMSNGIFKSPFHRVVTNGGKERISVVTFCVPDLGSEIQPADGLVTEARPRLYKTVTNFGELYHKYYHQGRRTIEAALI; translated from the exons ATGCAAGATCGTCTAAAATCAGTAGCAACCATGGAGAAACCAAAGTTCAAGACTGTCCAAGAAGTGGTTGCAGCCGGCGAAAGACTATCGGAGAGATATCTCCTCGCACCCACGGATGAACCTCTTAACTGTCCCTTGCCGGAGATGGATATTCCGGCCATCGATCTcagtcttctcttctcttcttgtgAAGACGGTCAAGAGGAGTTAAGTAGACTTCACTCGGCGCTCTCTACATGGGGCGTTGTTCAG GTGGTGAATCATGGAATCACTGAAGCGTTTCTTGAAAGGATGTACAATTTAACCAAGCAGTTCTTTGCGCTTCCGGCAGAAGAGAAACACAAGTACGCGAGAGAGGCAGGTAACATCCAAGGATATGGAAACGATGTGATTCCGTGTAATGATCAAGTTCTTGATTGGCTCGACCGTTTGGTTCTCACTACTTACCCTGAAGATAAGCGTCAGCTTAAGTTCTGGCCTCAAGTCCCAACCGGGTTTAG TGAAACTTTACATGAGTACACAATGAAGCAACGGGTATTGATCGAGAAGTTCTTTAAGGCTATGGCTAGATCATTGGAACTGGAAGAGAACTGCTTTCTAAAGATGTATGGAGAAAATGCTATCATGAATGCAAGATTCAATTTCTTTCCTCCATGTCCGAGGCCAGACAAGGTTATTGGGATTAAAGCTCATGGTGATGGCTCGGCTATCACTCTTCTCTTACCCGACAGAGATGTCGAAGGGCTTCAGTTTTTCAAAGATGGCAAGTGGTACAAAGCTCCAATGGTCCCCCCTAATTCAATTCTGATCAATTTAGGAGATCAGATGGAG ATAATGAGCAATGGGATATTCAAGAGCCCGTTTCATAGAGTGGTGACAAACGGAGGAAAGGAAAGGATATCTGTGGTAACATTTTGTGTACCGGATCTAGGCAGTGAGATTCAGCCAGCCGATGGGCTTGTGACTGAGGCAAGACCAAGATTGTATAAAACAGTTACCAATTTTGGGGAGCTCTACCACAAGTACTATCATCAGGGTCGAAGAACTATTGAAGCTGCATTGATCTAA
- the LOC104758249 gene encoding long chain acyl-CoA synthetase 2, protein MASAADHVLVVEDGRPATADNPSAGPVYRCKYAKDGLLDLPADINSPWQFFSEAVKKYPNEQMLGRRLTTDSKVGPYTWITYKEAHDAAIRIGSAIRSRGVDPGHCCGIYGSNCPEWIIAMEACMSQGVTYVPLYDTLGVNAVEFIINHAEVSLVFVQEKTVSSILSCQKGCSSNLKTIVSFGEVSSTQKEEAKNQCVSLFSWNEFSLMGNSDETKLPPKRKTDICTIMYTSGTTGEPKGVILNNAAMSVQVLSIDKMLEVTDRSCDTSDVFFSYLPLAHVYDQVMEIYFLSRGSSVGYWRGDIRYLMDDVQALKPTVFCGVPRVYDKVYAGVMQKISASGLIRKKIFDFAYNYKLGNMKKGFSQEEASPRLDRLMFDKIKEAFGGRAHMLLSGAAPLPRHVEEFLRVIPASYLSQGYGLTESCGGSFTTLAGVFSMVGTVGVPMPTVEARLVSVPEMGYDAFSADVPRGEICLRGNSMFSGYHKRQDLTDQVLIDGWFHTGDIGEWQEDGSMKIIDRKKNIFKLSQGEYVAVENLENTYSRCPLIAQIWIYGNSFESFLVGVVVPDRKAIEDWAKLNNQFPNDFESLCQNLKAQKYFLDELNSTAKQYQLKGFEMLKAIHLEPNPFDIERDLITPTFKLKRPQLLQHYKGIVDQLYSEAKRSMA, encoded by the exons ATGGCTTCAGCGGCGGATCATGTGTTGGTGGTGGAAGATGGACGGCCGGCCACGGCGGATAATCCATCGGCTGGACCGGTTTATCGATGTAAGTACGCTAAAGATGGACTCCTCGATCTCCCTGCTGATATTAATTCTCCTTGGCAGTTCTTTAG TGAGGCTGTGAAGAAATATCCGAATGAGCAAATGTTAGGCCGACGCTTAACGACTGATTCTAAG gTTGGTCCATATACATGGATCACATATAAGGAAGCCCACGATGCTGCAATTCGGATTGGATCAGCCATCAGAAGCCGAGGCGTTGATCCG gGACATTGTTGTGGAATCTACGGATCTAACTGTCCAGAATGGATTATTGCAATGGAG GCCTGTATGAGCCAAGGGGTGACATATGTGCCTCTATACGATACTTTAG GCGTAAACGCAGTTGAATTCATCATCAACCATGCCGAGGTTTCGCTAGTATTTGTTCAAGAGAAGACAGTTTCATCC ATCTTATCGTGCCAAAAAGGATGTTCTTCAAATTTGAAGA CTATTGTGAGCTTCGGGGAAGTATCGAGTACACAAAAGGAAGAAGCTAAGAACCaatgtgtttctttattttcatggAACGAGTTCTCACTAATG GGAAACTCTGATGAGACTAAGCTACCACCTAAGCGAAAGACAGACATCTGCACAATAATGTACACAAGCGGGACCACTGGAGAACCCAAAGGTGTAATATTAAACAATGCAGCCATGTCGGTCCAAGTTTTATCCATTGACAAAATGCTTGAAGTCACCGATCGATCG TGCGACACGAGCGATGTGTTCTTCTCGTACTTGCCATTAGCACATGTGTATGATCAAGTCATGGAGATTTACTTTTTATCTAGAGGCTCCTCTGTTGGATACTGGCGTGGC GACATACGGTACTTGATGGATGACGTTCAAGCTCTGAAACCTACTGTGTTTTGCGGTGTTCCACGAGTTTACGACAAAGTTTATGCCG GTGTAATGCAAAAAATTTCAGCTAGTGGCTTGATACGCAAGAAAATCTTCGATTTTGCTTATAACTA CAAATTGGGGAATATGAAAAAAGGATTCTCTCAAGAGGAAGCTTCTCCTCGTCTAGACAGACTTATGTTTGATAAG ATAAAAGAAGCATTTGGAGGAAGAGCTCATATGTTGTTATCAGGTGCAGCGCCTCTACCACGTCATGTTGAGGAGTTCTTGAGAGTCATTCCTGCCTCTTACCTCTCTCAAGGTTATG GATTGACTGAGAGTTGTGGAGGAAGCTTCACGACCTTAGCCGGAGTATTTTCTATGGTGGGGACAGTGGGTGTGCCAATGCCTACGGTAGAGGCAAGGCTAGTGTCCGTACCGGAGATGGGTTACGACGCTTTTTCCGCTGATGTGCCAAGAGGAGAGATTTGTCTTAGAGggaattcaatgttttctggttaCCATAAAAGACAAGATCTAACTGATCAAGTGCTTATCGATGGATGGTTTCACACAG GAGATATTGGAGAATGGCAAGAAGATGGTTCAATGAAGATCATAGATAGGAAGAAGAACATCTTCAAGTTGTCTCAAGGTGAATATGTTGCTGTCGAAAACCTCGAAAACACTTACTCAAGATGTCCCCTCATCGCTCAG ATATGGATCTATGGAAACAGCTTTGAGTCGTTTTTGGTAGGTGTGGTTGTACCTGATAGAAAAGCTATTGAAGATTGGGCTAAACTCAATAACCAATTTCCCAATGATTTTGAATCTCTATGTCAAAATCTCAAAGCTCAAAAATACTTCTTGGATGAGCTCAACTCTACTGCAAAGCAATACCAA CTTAAAGGATTTGAAATGTTAAAAGCTATTCATTTGGAACCAAACCCTTTTGATATTGAAAGAGATCTTATAACCCCAACTTTCAAGTTGAAAAGGCCACAGCTCCTCCAACATTACAAG GGCATAGTTGATCAACTTTATTCAGAAGCAAAGAGGTCCATGGCATAG
- the LOC104758247 gene encoding uncharacterized protein LOC104758247 codes for MADQKGIEKVTWMKLKTEPLSSPKNFAQVRKTLCSIPQVRDQKFDEGSNTVTIKVVCCSPEKVMDKLCSKGRGSIKLIETIDPPKPPAEKPKEPAKPKEAEKPKEPEKPKPALPAPASSSKAVMVAQPYYSPVMGQPAPYYNEPNYGWSRPNGYDERVIHDSYGGQPPPYGGRSDYYGGGSDYSSECIIM; via the exons ATGGCCGATCAGAAGGGTATTGAGAAG GTAACTTGGATGAAATTGAAGACGGAGCCTCTCAGTTCCCCAAAGAATTTCGCACAAGTCAGGAAAACTCTTTGCAGCATACCTC AGGTAAGAGACCAAAAGTTCGATGAAGGAAGCAACACAGTCACAATCAAAGTGGTTTGCTGTAGTCCTGAGAAAGTCATGGACAAGCTCTGTTCCAAAGGACGTGGGTCTATTAAGCTCATCGAGACCATCGATCCACCCAAACCTCCCGCCGAGAAGCCGAAAGAGCCTGCGAAGCCCAAAGAAGCTGAAAAGCCTAAAGAACCAGAGAAGCCCAAACCAGCACTACCAGCACCAGCTTCAAGTTCTAAAGCGGTTATGGTGGCGCAACCTTATTATTCGCCGGTGATGGGCCAGCCGGCGCCTTATTATAATGAGCCTAACTACGGATGGTCCCGACCCAATGGGTATGATGAAAGGGTCATTCACGATAGCTACGGTGGCCAACCTCCTCCATACGGTGGCAGATCAGATTACTACGGTGGCGGATCAGATTACTCTAGCGAGTGCATTATCATGTGA
- the LOC109130202 gene encoding mitochondrial import receptor subunit TOM6 homolog gives MFPGMFMRKPDKAVALKQLRTHVALFGGWVVIVRAVPYVLSYFSDSKDELKIEF, from the coding sequence ATGTTTCCAGGAATGTTCATGCGAAAGCCCGATAAGGCTGTGGCCTTGAAGCAGCTCCGTACTCATGTTGCTCTTTTCGGCGGCTGGGTTGTCATCGTCCGTGCTGTTCCTTACGTCCTCTCTTATTTCTCCGATTCCAAGGATGAGCTCAAGATCGAGTTCTAA
- the LOC104758244 gene encoding uncharacterized protein LOC104758244: MKPVIGTVVSNKMQKSVVVAVDRLFHNKLYNRYVKRTSKFMAHDDKDACNIGDRVKLDPSRPLSKNKHWVVAEIIKKARIYSPQAAAAAVAASASASSASVADSSAQSQQIPPSSTS; encoded by the exons ATGAAGCCAGTAATAGGCACAGTGGTATCGAACAAGATGCAGAAATCGGTGGTCGTCGCCGTCGATAGACTCTTCCACAACAAGCTCTACAACCGCTACGTCAAGCGTACTTCCAAATTCATGGCTCACGACGACAAAGACGCCTGCAACATCGGCGATCGA GTGAAATTGGATCCGTCAAGGCCACTGAGCAAGAACAAGCATTGGGTTGTTGCAGAAATCATCAAGAAAGCTCGAATCTATTCACCTcaggctgctgctgctgccgttgctgcttctgcttctgcttcctCAGCCTCCGTTGCTGACTCTTCTGCTCAGTCTCAGCAGATTCCTCCATCATCCACTTCTTAA